One Thamnophis elegans isolate rThaEle1 chromosome 2, rThaEle1.pri, whole genome shotgun sequence genomic window, ataaataaactttacaatttacaatttacaaccgtttgtctggaatgatatagggtttcctgcctgagcagagggttggactagaagaccaccaaagtcccttccagctctattattctgttctattaaaaTCGGCTGAGATCAGCAGCCAGCTGGAGCTTTTAGTGCTCCAGCTGGCTGCTCCAGAAAGTCCGTTTCCAAGTGATCCCTTTAGCTTTTTTAGGTCATTCAAACTATCCTGGGCAATTGCCACCTTCCAGGTTTGCAAACAGGGCTGTTAAAACGCCATTATAGAATtagagcttgcttgttttcttccgaagatttcattacccaaagtagataacatcatcagtgctagtgcaagaattgatgatgttacctaatttgggtagtGAAACTGAGTACTGAGAGGTCAGCAAGAGAACAAGCAAGTTCAGGTATCAGTAAGGGGCTCCCATTTCAACTCTAAGCTGCAAACATTCTCTTGTCAACCTGCAAAATGACTTCAACTGAAACCATGCTTGTTTCTTGGTTGCCATTCTGAGGCAGGTGGGAGAAGATAAACCAAAACATCACCTGGGCATAGGAGCCCCCTGGCTCTAAATTCTTACTAGCTTCTGAGCATTAATACATACTCAATCTATACTTTTActaagtttgattttatttactcAGTTTGTGTTAACGTATATTactggaacagtgtggcaagatgctggaaaggaggggcacaggaagccaagcgggggtgtaagatagaacagaggttgataagaatataatctaacggttgggttggcaatatgtaaagcagtgtttttcaaccactgtgccgcggcacactagtgtgccgtgacatagtgtaaggtgtgccgtgggaaaattactttatatatagtcaatataggcacagagttaaaaaattttaacattttctaatggtggtgtgcctcgtgatttttttcatgaaaaaagtgtgcctttgcacaaaaaaggttgaaaaacactgatgtaaAGCATGTAACAATACTATCCTTgtctctttaaatcatactgtaaaatgtgattggttgctgttttcctcaatcggccataagagggagccagaatgactgttagctctctgttcgttagatgctgggctgatctgatctgagtctTTTGGAAGTTGtttgttagaaagtgctgtgagctattgtaagttttgcaactgttagcaaactttgagtactgaactgattatatgattatggactatgttatttggattatcccttaactgaaagacgttggtgactgactgtcttatccatgtatgacttggactgtttgatggactctgatacctctatttccatgaaagtaaaagcctatttaaactgcagtgtctctgtatgctggtttatgtgttctccaacacaactctcacaacacttcgctgaatgtactcgctTTCCCAACgcagagcttacctaacagaggtGAAACTGcggacagcttaagacattaggaacttctctttctatatttttcCTATGAACTTCTTTTTTTGTAACATTCCAAACTGAACTTCtctttttcgaaatgtcatgtttgtctcttGTATGGAAACGCCGTGGGCAAGCTCAGTTTGGAGTATGGTATAAAACTAACGTGCTGAGcggagcccaggcagttcagatcttGGTGTGTTAGCATTCTGAACTTGATGTATCAATAAACCTGTATCTCTTTttaccttatagcaatagcaatagcagttagacttatataccgcttcatagggctttcagccctctctaagcggtttacagagtcagcatatcacccccacagtctgggtcctcatttcacccacctcggaaggatggaaggctgagtcaaccttgagccggtgagattagaaccgctgaactgcatataacagtcagctgaagtggcctgcagtactgcaccctaaccactgcgccacctcggctacctTTGTGGTCTCATGTCCCGTTCTTAGAATTGACATGTCGTAAAAGCTACTGGCTGCTGCTACAATTCAAGAGTGCGGGGAACCTAGGAATGTGGTGCCTTATAATCTGGCATGTGAACCAAGATCATGTCATCAGATACCTGTCAGAGCCAGTGACTGGACTGATTGGTCCATGTGACCTGAGAcaccaggggggggggaatcctattCTTTTAACTATCCCTATGTGTGGGAAatggagggatgtggtggctcagtggctaagacacagagcttgtcaatgagaaacataggcagtttggcggttcgaatgaAGGAatgttggccagctgacagggcagcacctcgCATGCTCTGACAAATGGCTCGACGTGCCACCTGtgtcatgcatgccataggttccccatcatgagCTTAGAGTGACAGGAAGAaatggagaggaggggagggaaagaaagggaagaaagtaaagggaaagggaggaatgggataagaaggaggaaagaaagagagagagaaaggagggaagaaaggaggaaagaaagaaggaaacaaggaggaaggaaacaaggaaaagaggaaagaaaggaggaaaggatgaaaagaaagaaagaagaaagaaagaaagaataaagagaaaggaaggaaggaaggaaggaagagggaggaaggaaggaaatgaggaagggaagttaaggaaagaaaaaagaaaatagatagatagatagatagatagatagatagatagatagatagatagatagatagattcaatTGATCTGTGGGGAAAACAAGGATCCCCCGTCGAAGAAAAGATGTTGGGCAGGGGGTGAGTTCCTGAACCGGTAAATCCCAACTTTCACCTTGTACAAtgaattatttacttttgtattttacaaTACTCCATCAAAAGCTTAAACTCGGATATGTTCGCAGCCTTCAGTTATTTCTAAacctaataaaggcaggatacaaaggGAAGAATAATGTGACAAGCAGTGAGGAGGCTCCCTAAGTTAAAAACACTTGGATGCACATTCTTTCCTTctgcagtaaaaaaaacaaacaaccccCCAGCTTAAACTTCGACCTTACACTTATCCCACCAGCAGGGGGCAGGCAGGGCAAAAGTCACACCTTGCAGAAAAAGATTTAAGCGGGAGCCCCACTTGCCATATCTGCCCCGGGTTGCATGGATGTTCCCCTCTGCACCCCTCTGGCTCCTGGGGATGGCTGTGGGGTTATCCTGCTGCGATGAGTAACGCAGGGAACGGGACGAAACGCGGGCTGCAGCTTCCTCGCCGACCTTTCCTGGTTTTGTTCCCCGTCAGGGATCCGTTTCTGGCGCTCCGCCGATGCCCAGAAGGACTGCACGGACCTGTTCGGGTAGGGGTGGGGGCTACAGGGTGGGATAAAAAACACCTCGGAGTGGCGGGATTTGTCCTCTTGTTCTGCCGTTCCGCCTTTTCAGTTAAGCGCCGCACTTTTTCAGCCGTCTATCCAGTACCCCTTCTTTCCCGGAGCTCCCTCCGCCTTAACGTTCATTGTTGCACGTGTAGAATCTGGGGTTTTATTGTCGCACGTGTAGAATTTTGGCTTTCATTACTGCGTGTGTAGAATCTGGGCTTTCCTGCTGTTGGGGACCGAATGCGCTAACCTGTCTCAcccccacactcacacacacagagagacacattgACTTCGTCTCGTTTCTCCGCTTCGATCTTTGTTCATCTCCAGCGAAAGTTGCGTTTTCCATAAAccgtttgtctggaatgatatcgGGTTTCCTGCCTGTGCCGAGGGTTGgatagaagaccaccaaggtcccttccaactctgttattctgttctattaaaaTCGCTGAGATCAGAACTGCTTCTAGTGCTCCAGCTGGCTGATCCAGAAAGTCCGTTTCCAAGTGATCCCTTTAGCTTTTTTAGGATTATTCAAACTATCCTGGGCAATTGCCACCTTCCAGGTTTACAAACAGGACTGTTAAAAGCTGTGGCTGCTGCTACAATTCAAGAGTGGGGGGAACCTAGGAATGTGGTGCCTTCTAACCTGGCATGTGAACCTGTCAGAGCCAGTGACTGGACTGATTGGCCCATGTGacctgagagaggggggaggggatcctATTCTTTTAACTACCCCTATGTGTGGGAAatggagggatgcggtggctcagtggctaagacacaaagcttgtcaatgagaaaggtaggcactttggcagtttgaatccctagctctgctgtaacagagtgagctcccattacttgtcccagcttcagccaacctagcagttcaaaagtacaaagaaaatgcaagtagaaaaatagggaccactttggtgggaaggtaactgcattcaatgggtccagaggtatttcacaagaagagtcctccactcttctgctcacaatagaatcccttatgccgccAGGCTCAGAATTGTCTGCTTCAACAggttacctgtcaatgacttcttcagcttcaacctcaataatacacggggaaacaattgatacaaactcaaggtaaactgctccaaactcaattgcagaaaatacaacttcagcaacagagtggtcaatgcctggaatgctctacctgactccgttgttacatcctcaaacccccacagtttcaacctcaaactgtctaccatggaactcaccccattcctaagaggtccataaagggggcgtgcataataACTCCTAATTCTGACCCTTTACTGCTTCCCTTTCCAGGCTCTTCCAAACACTCCCTGTCTTATTCCTATCTGCAAGTGTCAGAGCCCAGCCAGAGGCTGCCCCAGGTTCTCTTCATGGTCCACCTGGATGACCAACCCATCGCTCGCTATGACAACCAAACCAGGAAGTTTGTGCCTCTGGTGCCCTGGATGGAGATGATGGAGCTGAAAAGCTCTCTGTACCCTGAGTGGGTGTTCAGGTCTGACCTGGAGAGGGTCCAAAATTTCCACTCCCGGAATGAAGGTGAGCAGACAGATTCTTCCCTTCAGCTGTGAATTCACTCTCAGTTCTTGCCTTCCACATCCTGTCATTTCAACTATCAAGGGAAGACACAAGTTCCCAgatgatgaaatgaaaatgagTCAGCAGGGCTACTGCCAccttaagaagctgtctatataagggaAGTCATGTGAGGGCATCTCCTCTCCTCCTGTTCTATCTCCATTGtagttctctgtgtgtgtttctgtgttatagttgaagattgaATGATTGCCTGGTATTTGcctaatatatatgtgtgtgtgtgtgtttgtttgtgtgtgtgtgtgtgtatgtatagcaatagcaatagcagtagacttatataccgcttcataggcctttcaggcctctctaagcggtttacagagagtcagcatattgcccccaacaatctgggtcctcattttacccacctcggaaggatggaaggctgagtcaaccctgagccggtgagatttgaaccgctgacctgctgatctagcagtagcctgcagtgctgcatttaaccactgcgccaccttggctcttatatgtatgtacgtacatatatgccatatttttcagagtataagatgcaccttccccccccccaaaaaaagaggataaaaatctgggtgcatcttatacactaaatacagcatttttggccccatgaaaccccaccccttcacaaatatggacgtgcagaggctttgggaggccttcaaagtgttcctgggggctggggaggacgaaaagactggaaaatgggctggttttgcccatttttggccccccccagcccccaggagcactttgcaggcctcccaaagcctctgcatgccctgcttttttgcagaaaaagggggggctgtttttgtgaaaaatgagccattttttgctcatattTTGAgcccccaagcccccaggagcgctttgcagacctctcaaactctctgcatgccccatttttcacaaaaaatgaggcatgcagagggtttgggaggactgcagagtgcaaaaacctttcttttttaatttacctcttcaaaatcttggtgcgtcttatactccggtacatcttataatccgaaaaatacggtaagtcttgtagataaaccactctttgaaaaacaaaacttCTGTGTACTGTATTTCGCTCccgggttgtctcaaaatagtagtctgACACCAGAGATTATGGAAAGGAAACAGAACAATGACAGAGACACACACCCAAAAAACATGCACCACAAAGACAGGGCAAAGCAACTATGAAACCATCCACACATACATTGCAGGAATCGTAGCCAAGTGCcaggatttctttctctctcttggtcTCCAAGGACGCAAAGAGATAGTGATGtgattactttttttctttaggaggagaatagagagagagaaaagccccCTCCCTTTTCAAGGCACTTCTGCTTCTATTTATTTGTGAAACAGTTTTGTAGCTCCTGACAGTAACATCCATGTCTTCTTCATCTAGAAAGAGATTGAAACTCCTGGTGAGGAGGGGGCAAGAAAGGAGtgcatgggggaggggagaggaatgcCCACCCTTTCCAATCTCATTGAGTTTCTACATCAGGGCTTCACACCTGGCAGGCAGTTTTGGGCTGTGAACTCCGGGAAGATGGGAGCCAAGAAGGCTATTTCCACTATGGCTATGATGGGATAGACTTCATCAGCTTCGACAAGGAGACGTTCAGATGGGTGACAGCTCAGCCCCAGGCCCAGAGGGTCAAGGAGAAATGGGAGGATGATCCAAGGTGGTTCCAGGAAAATAAACACTTCCTAGAGGACACCTGCATTGTGTTGATGAAGAAATACTTGTCCGATGGGAAGGAAGCTCTTCAGAGGACAGGTGAGTCCATTGAAGAAGAAAACCGGGGGATCTCTCTAGGGTGGACACTGGAGGATGGAGGTGGGGAGGAAGGTCCTGCTTTGGGGAAAAGCCAACCTTGTGTTGCACTTGGCTTCTCAGGGGGCTCTAGCATGTTTAAACTTTGAAGCCTACTGGACGTTCaggagagaagcagagagagtgAGACAGGCCAAGTCATAGGAGGACATTCCTGCTCTGAAATTTCTTGGTTTTTGCAGAGCCCCTGGTGGGGAAGGTGACCCGCAAGGTGGTCAATGAGAGATTGGAGGTCCTCATCTGCCAGGCCTTTGGCTTCTACCCCAAGGAGATTCAGGCCACCTGGATGAGGGATGGGGAAGTCTGCCAGTATGAGACCCTCTGTAGGAACGTGGCTCCCAACTCGGACGGGACCTATTATCTCTGGCTCAGCATTGAGATTGACCCCAAGGAGAGAGACCATTTTCTGTGTCACCTGGACCACGAAGGCTTGCAGGAGCCCCTGGTCTTGGCCTTGAAGGAGGAAACAAGTGAGAGACTGCAGCATCCAGGTAAGTAGACGGGAATTAAGCACCCATGTTGGAAAGAATGAGGGGGAAAATGTTCTCTGTTAAACCATCTCATAATCTTGAGATGCACAGTAAGAAATATCCCCTCATAGAGCTTTCTGCTTAGATGATGCTAAGGACAGAGCATCTCTGAGAGATGCAAGGTGGATTCCCAGACGTATTCTGATGGTTctgactggttcacctgaaccggtagtggaaatcatgcTTGGCCCCGCCTACCCATCCTGCCtttacggcatcccatttagaccccctttttttaggcaaagcacatgcatgcacactcactgtcagtgttccaagtatcatgtagaattaaatcagagtccaaggcaaaatgatccttaaagttccaatttaataaaagcagacatcttagcacatctgtgttaatcccaattctggaaatgacatcagaattccacccagttaaatgttcatgatcttgtccccacacccacaatccatcacatggtccaatcttcttcttccacgctggcatccacacccagctgcttccggtcaggtgtaaaagtgcggagacaaaagatgaccttagtcttctagaaaagaatgaaaacaatacattccacaatcctactcctgtctattctcccctcccatcaactatactaaagaaacagcataatgaaataagagaaagtgtggcaggccaaaattcgaaaaggaatataattgcaggcctgacactcacatttgcgaaccagtagggaaggtaagtgaaaaccaccTCTGTGGTATCCAGAAAGCACTGTGGCACAGAGAACCAGCATTCAACATGCTGCTTCTCTGTGCTGCGCGCTTTCtggatgggacttagaggaaagtgGCAGTTCACAGttgctaaattgcacaagagatGCTCTCTCTCCCAGCAAGAGCAGCAGTGAAGAGAAGCAGCCCCAGAGAGCATAAATGGAGTGcagcaatttacaaatataaattgtaactgttgccaaacatcaaaattttgatcgcgtgaccatgaggatgctgcaatggtcgctaagtgtgaaaatggtcgctaagtgtgaaaaatggtcatcagtcacttttttcaatgccattgtaactttggtcactataccacctttctggacacagttcttaagtgaataactgcagctgataagttagtagcataagtgaatctggtttccccatttgactttgtcaaaaggtgattatatgaccccaggacactgaaaccatcataaatacgaatctgttgccaaacatcaaaattttgatcgcgtgaccatgaggatgctgcaacggtcgctaagtgtgaaaatggttgttaagtgtaaaaaatggtcatcagtcacttttttcaatgccattgtaactttggtcactataccacctttctggacacagttcttaagtgaataactgcagctgataagttagtagcataagtgaatctggtttccccatttgactttgtcaaaaggtgattatatgaccccaggacactgaaaccatcataaatacgaatctgttgccaaacatcaaaattttgatcgcgtgaccatgaggatgctgcaacggttgctaagtatgaaaatggtcgctaagtgtgaaaaatggtcatcagtcacttttttcaatgccattgtaacttttgccactaagcccattataccacctttcttgccacagttcttaagtgaataactgcagctggtattttgtattttggatagaatctttttttaaatagcctaagacaatttaaaaaaaagaatccacacagaataaattgactttctatgcacaatatacttcaaagtattgtgcatagaatttttaaacatggtttcacttcaatttattttggatagaatctttttttaaatagtctaaacaatttaaaaaaagaatccacacagaattttgaaaaattctatgcacaataaataaaatattattttaaaatacattaaaaaaataaaagaaaaaaaaaccagctcacttaccagcaggcttgcactccaagtgttcccagaatgatgtagatgttaatacaaagaactgagcaaattgaaatggtgaaattagtcagggaaatatttttcaaagaaactgccaccattttttctacacgaacagacctccaacctccgtgcccctccaggaagtaacactcgcgacttctctagccaagtgtttcctgcagctctatggtacttggtcattttttcttataaaatgaggtaaaaggggtgtgggggggtccgttttgttgctttaaagttttaatattttcaatgaaagtactgagagagagagaaagaggttagacagggtgtcttttgtcttgccccggttaggattttttaagtaaatccactgggctttcaacatgaagccagaaaatcgggacttttttaaaacggcccgggacatgggacaaattgttataaagcgtgattgtcctgctgaaatcgagacatctggtcaccttaccaccTACATTATCCTAAGAGTGAGATGTTAGCACCGTTTCAACATTTGATAGGCTCTTACAAAGacgagggtgtcaaactatttttcaaagtgccaaaaggaaagacaagaaacaatggaaggaaaccaatcaaaaagagaagcaacttacaaataaggggaaatttcctaacagtaagaTCAGTccaccaatggaatagcttgccttcagaagttgtgagtgctccatcaccggCTTTCAAAAAGACACTGCAtggtcatttgtctgaagtcatATAGGGtcatctgcttgagcagggggttggactagaagacctccaaggccccttcctacTCAGTAATTTTATGTTTTAATCAGAAATGTGTTTCTCCTCCTTTAGCCAGAGAGAGATTTTCTCTGCTGGGGATCATCCCTGTTGTCCTGTTGCTGCCTCTGATGCTGTTCCTCCTGAGACGTAAGGGAACTGGAAATACCTTGGTGCTGATGGGTGCCAggatcccctcccccacccaaaaaaccACCTTCTCGTAAAGAcccaaaagttctttttttaataaaatattttattaaaaagttttttttaaaaaaatgaaaaaataatttttgcaatttccttctgtacaacatttccacCTCGGTATACATCCATTGTAAATGTACTTCTCCCCcccttatttcagtttctctttgtctatatacatatgatacaattgtatacagtccttaatttacaatatTAAACTTTTTACAAAAGTTCTTTTgttccaagaggcaactagactttctgttgttggtgtttttttattatttttattgcaatttGTCAGACAGAAACGAAAACAGgagtaatataaaaatacaacaacagggacgataggcacattagtgcacttATACAAGTGGACTTATGCACTTAGAGTGCGCTGTGGACCTCTTAAGTATGATGTGAGGTCCACGGAAGTCAATTTGGGACTAAAActatgaaaatttgtagctgagacaactgaatcaggtagagcattccaaacGTTGACAACTCTATTataaaaaacttatttttttacaaatttagAATGATTTATATTGAGTTTAAAGGGTTCTTTCTGAGACTATTATtgcaattaaaacagaaaaagtcatttacaaGTAAAACATTTCtcagaaaataagatagggtcttattttcttttgaccccccaaaataagcacctggccttattttcggggaggccttattgaggtgcaggaggcaagcatggtcacctcatggctgctgctgtgttgcaatatttttggggagggcttattttagtgtatgcaCTCTAAAACTCAATTGGGCTTATATtccagagagggcttattttcagggaaacagggttcTACAaacaattttgtatgcaatacctaAGTCTGACCTCAAGCAACACAGTTCCAAAatgacaaagccagaaaggttgctctgtccaacatttttaatgtttattcaatatttttttaaaaaaagcaacacagTTCCAAGTTATCCAAACCATGAATTTCAAGTCTAgtagcatagggaattctattgttagcgttccaagtatcatgtagaattaaatcagagtccaaggcaaaacgatccttaaagttccaatttaataaatcagacatcttagcacatctgtgtaaacccaattctggaaattacatcagaatcccacccagttaaaagttcatgatcttgtccccacacccacaatccatcacatggtccaatcttcttcttccacactggcatccccacccagctgcttccgatcaggtgcaaaggtgtggagacaaaagatgaccttggtcttctagaaaagaatgacaacaatacattccacaatcctactcctttctattcccccttcccatcAACTAttctaatgaaacagcataatgaaataagagaaagtgtggcaggacaaagattctaacaggaatataattgcaggcctgacatttatTATGTACaaaagagtgcaaaacttttctcgtgaaatacttctgaacCCTCTcgatttctttgaaaacatttcgcatctaatccaagaaccttcttcttcAATTTGAAGTTCAGTTCTAAGCTTTTTGgccaagaagcaaaacattttcaaagaaaagtaaaagtTGCCTTTTTAGGGGGAGGGAAGCACCATCGGGACAACCcttacctggatgatt contains:
- the LOC116504985 gene encoding major histocompatibility complex class I-related gene protein-like; the encoded protein is MLFHSAPLWLLGMAVGLSCCGSSKHSLSYSYLQVSEPSQRLPQVLFMVHLDDQPIARYDNQTRKFVPLVPWMEMMELKSSLYPEWVFRSDLERVQNFHSRNEGLHTWQAVLGCELREDGSQEGYFHYGYDGIDFISFDKETFRWVTAQPQAQRVKEKWEDDPRWFQENKHFLEDTCIVLMKKYLSDGKEALQRTEPLVGKVTRKVVNERLEVLICQAFGFYPKEIQATWMRDGEVCQYETLCRNVAPNSDGTYYLWLSIEIDPKERDHFLCHLDHEGLQEPLVLALKEETSERLQHPARERFSLLGIIPVVLLLPLMLFLLRRKGTGNTLVLMGARIPSPTQKTTFS